A stretch of DNA from Anaerohalosphaeraceae bacterium:
GATTAATGGATTTTTCGGACGGCCGCCGAGGCCAATCCGATGCTAAGAATCAGCAGAGTTGCCGGTTCAGGAATCGGATTGCCGTTGTCTTCATTGCCGGGGACGGGAATACCCTCATCCTCCGGCGGGAACAAATTATAGGTTCCGACTTGAATCGGACTGTTGCTCCGGACCAGCAGGAAAACGGAATGTTCCCCCGCCTGGATGTTCTGGGTTTCGAACAGCCAGTTGCCCTCCGTTCGGCTGACATTGAAAAAAGCCGAGGAGGCATCCACGCCGGAGACGGTATTGTTCGTGCCGATGTAACTGTTTGGATTGTCGGCGGGAATAGCCCCGTCGCCAATCTGTTTAATCACAAACGCGGTCAGAGCGGCATTGGAACTGCCGGAGTTGTGGAAGATTTGGTACGCATAGATGTAGCGTCCGGTTCCGGGGGCCGTTCCTGTGAATTCGCTCGGATAAGCGGAGGTGTCGTACACGGCGAATTCAATGCGTCCGCTGAGGACCTGACCGTTTCCGAGATTGACGTTGTAGTACGTTTTCCCGGAGTAATAAGAACTGTCCGGCAGGTAGGTAAGGGCTGCCTGCGCCGCCGGGCTGGCGGCAAGCATCCCTGTAAGAAAGAGCCATAAACAAGTCGTTTTGATTCGGGTCATATCAATGACCTTCTCACTTTTAGAGTTTGGATTGTTTCGTCGAGGATGCTGTTCATCATTCATTCAGCGTTTCTCTTTCGAGAAAAACGGCTCAGCAGGCTCCCTGCAGCCAGAAGCAGTGCGGTCATCGGTTCCGGGACAATTGGCGTGAGTACCTTGCCGACCAGGAAATTGTATTGACCGGCTGTAATACCGGCTAATGAACCGTCTGCTTCAGTGGGCTTTTGGGGACTGATGAACCAAAGCGTTGCGGAGGTGTCACCCGGCTTGAGGGGGTTCTTGAAGAACGCCTCAATGCTTTTAATTGTGCTTTCGACAGGGTCATTTGTGCTTTCGACAGGGTCATTGACCGATTCCCAGACAAAAGGAGTTTTGCCGTCTACATCCCATCCATAAGCAAGAATCTCCACGTCTGGTAATATCTCCACGGAGAAAAAGCTGAGATTGACGCATGCATCGGAGATTAGATAGGTGTAGAGATAGGTGTAGATGTAATTGCCTTGGTAGTTGTGTTCTTCGCCGGCCAGATAAACCCGGCTGAGTACCTCGGCGGCTCCTGTGCCTGAACCCGGCACAAAGGTGTCACTTAGAGAGGCATAGAGGGTGCTTCCGTCAGTGATCCCTGCGAAAGCGATGGGTGAAACCAGCAACGCCAGAAGAACGATCCAGCATTGCCTTAGAATCGGTTTCATAGTGTCTCCCCTTAAAGAAAGAATTTAACACGTTCGACTGCACAGACTGCAAACTGCACACACACTTCCTGAAACACACACAAAACGCACACTGCACCACACACACACGCTATTTTTACTCGAACCCGCCGCACGCCGGCGAATTCGAGCACCACACCGTTTTGTGCGGAAAGGGTTGCACTGTTCAAAACAGGCGCAGACTCTCTCCGGCTCGTGTTTCCTCTTCCTCTAAGAAAGCGTCCTATCCTCCCCACTTCGAACGGTAAGATGTGTCCTTACATCCGCAGACAAAACCTTGTCAAAAAAAGGTGCAGGGTCAAAACACGTTCACTCGGCACTTTCAATGATCCTGCTTCTCTTTCCTCGACCTCCCCAAATTGGATGATACTGGTATTTAACCAGATTGACGGTTTGGAGTCAAGAGAAAAATTTTCAAAAATCAAAAAAGTTTTTTCTCTTTCATATCGGCGTTTTTTTCGGACGTGCCGAGGGCGGCCCTTCGAAAAAAATGCTGATGCGGAAATGGAGCCGACAGGGCCGTCTAAGGAATCTGCATCTGTTTCCGTCGTTTTCCGGGGACGGGTTTGCCCTGAAGGTAGCGTCCGATATTCCGAACGGCTTGACGAAGCCGGTGTTCGTTCTCCACCAGGGCGATGCGCATGTGGTATTCGCCGTTTTCTCCGAAGGCGCGGCCGGGGGCCATGGCGACATATGCATTTTCGAGCAGCTCCATCGCAAAATCGATGCTGCCTTTCCCTTTGGAATGTTCGACGGGAAATTTCGTCCAAACAAACATCGAAGCGCGGGGGACATCCACTTCCCACCCGATTCGTTTGAGGCCTTCGCAAATGATATCGCGTCGGGCCTGATATTTTTCGTTTTGAATTCGGATGTGGTCGTCGCAATGACGCATCGCGATAATGCTGGCGATTTGGATGGGCTGGAAGATGCCGTAGTCGTAATAGCCCTTAATCGTAGCCAGGGCCTCAATCATTTTTCGGTTGCCGGCGGCAAACCCGATTCGAAAGCCCGCCATTCCATAGGGCTTGCTGAGCGTGGTGAACTCGACGCCGACGTCTTTGGCGCCCTTGGCGGACAGGAAGCTGGGGGCTTTGTAGCCGTCAAAGCAGGTCTCTCCGTAGGCGAAATCGTGAATGACGGCGATTTGGAAACGCTTGGCCAAATCCACAACGGTTTCAAAGAATCCTTCCTCGACGGTCATTCCGGTTGGGTTATGCGGATAATTGAGAATCAGCAGTTTGGGCCGCGGGAACAGGTGCTCGCAGACCATCGCAATGGTATCCAGAAACTTCTGGTCATTGCCCAGCGGGACGGTGATGACATTCGCGCCGGCCAGAGCGACGCCGTAAATGTGGATGGGGAAGGCCGGGTCGGCCACGACAGCCGTATCACCCGGGCCGAGCATTGCCAGACACATATGGCTGAAGCCCTCTTTGGAGCCGATGCAGGCGAGGACTTCGGTTTCCGGGTCGAGGGAGACATTCCATTTTCGCTCGTATTTAAGGGCCATCTCGCGGCGGAGATTGAAGATGCCCTTGGAGGCGCTGTAGCGGTGGTTGCGCGGGTCGCGCGCAGCCTCGCAGAGTTTGTCGATGACCAGGTCCGGTGCCCCGTCCATCGGGTTGCCCATGCCGAGGTCGATGATGTCGATGTCCTGCCGGCGTTTTTCGAGTTTAAGGGCGTTTAAGCGTCCGAACAAATACGGCGGCAGCCGTTTGATTCTCGAAGAAGGTTCAATTACAAACTCGTCCATTTTTTGTGGTCCGTTTTTTAGGTTTTGATTTTTGATTTTCCAATTTAACCGATAAGGCGGCTTTTGTAAACCATCGGCATACAAGAAGAGAAAGGTTTGATTTTTCGATTTGCCGATGCGGAAAATCTGTATAGAATGTCCGAAACTTGCAGGTCTTGTCCGATTGGAAAGATTTCGGATTGCGGAAAGGCAGGGCTGAGTTGTGAAGCGGACGGTTTTGTATGATTGCCATCTGGAATGCGGAGGACGTCTGGTGGATTTTGCCGGCTGGCATATGCCGGTACAGTACCAGAAGGGGATTCTGCAGGAACATTTGGAGACGCGGCGTTCAGCCGGTTTGTTTGATGTATCTCATATGGGGCGTTTTGAAATCACGGGCCGGCGGGCACTGGAGTTTTTGCGATGGGTTCTAACCAATGATGCGGGAGCTTTGCCGGTCGGGCGGGCTCATTATACCCTGCTGGCGGATGAGACAGGGGGGCGATTGACGATGCCTATCTGTATCGTTTTTCGCCGGAACAGTGGATCCTGGTTGTCAATGCGGCCAATACCTATAAGGACTGGGAATATTTGCGGCGAAAGGCCGGAGAAATGGGTGGGGGGATTCAGCTCAAAAATGTCAGCGAGGAGCTGGCCATGATTGCCCTTCAGGGCCCCCAATCTGAAAACATTCTTTCGGGGGTGCTGGAAGGGGGGCAGCTGCCGGAACCGAAGCGAAATGCGCTCGGGGCGGTTCGCATTGCCGGCTGTGAGGTGCTTGTCGGGCGGACGGGCTATACGGGGGAACCGGTCTGTTTTGAATTGTTTGTTCCTGCTAAGGCAGCGGAGGGGCTCTGGTGTCTGCTTTTAGAGAGGGGGGCTTGTCCGGTTGGATTGGGGGCTCGGGATACGCTTCGTCTGGAGGCGTCGTTGCCGCTGTATGGGCATGAATACGGCCGGGATGTGATGGGACAGGAGATTCCAATTTTGGCCTGTCCGGCGGCAAAGGTTGGGGTGAACTTAAAAGACCCGGAACGTCGTTTTATCGGCCGGGAGGCCCTCGAGGAGCAAAGCCGAACTTTAAAAAAAGGGCTCTGCGCGTTTCGTGTTCTCGGCAAGGGGGTCGTACGGGCCGGGGCAGCGGTTTTCCAGGGTCTGCGGGAAATCGGACGTGTCACCAGCGGCACGGTCGTGCCGTACTGGGTGCCGCGAGAAGTGTCCTGCCCGCATCACTGCGGTCATGGGGCGGGATGGGAGGCCCATTTTTCCGGTCAAACGGCCCAGCGTGCCATCGGTCTGGCGATGCTGGAAGGGCCTTTGGGGGCGGGGGCTTTGATTGAGATTGACCTGCGGGGGCGGCGGGTCGAGGCCGAGGTTGTAAAAAGAAATCTTGACAATTCCTGCGGCCCCGTTACGTTTGCGGTGGTGTAAAAAACGACGATATTTTTGATTTGATATCGGAGGTTTGCAGAATGATTGACCCGGAAGCCAGATACTTAAGGACCCATGAATGGGCCAAAGACGAAGGCAGGGGAGTTTTTGCCGTCGGTTTGAGCAGTTACGCCCTCGAGCAGCTGGGGGATATCGTTTATTTGGAGCTGCCGGAGGTGGGAGATACGGTCGAACAGGGAGGCACGTTCGGGGTGGTGGAGTCTGTGAAGGCGGCTTCCGATTTGTATGCCCCGCTGGGCGGTGAGATTGTGGAGGTCAATCGGGCGGCGGCGGATAATCCGGACATGCTCAAGGAGGACCCCTATGAGGAGGGCTGGCTGATTAAAATCAAGGCCTCCAATCCGTCGGAATTTGAGGATCTGATGGATGCCAGGGAATACAAGCAGTTTTTGGAGACGGAAGCAGAGTAGCCGCACGTTTGGACCGATTCTTTTTGCCCCTTTTTTCTTGAGGACAGGATGCCTTATATTTCCCATACGGACCAGCAGCGGGCTCAAATGCTCGCGGAGATTGGGCTCAAGCCGGAGGATTTGTTTTCCGATATCCCGCCGTCACTGCGGTGCAGACCGCTGAATCTGCCGGAGGGCTTAAGCGAGCAGGAGGTGCGCAGCCGTCTGGCGTCGATTGCCTCCAAGAATTTTATCCATCTGACCTGTTTTCTGGGCGGCGGGTTTTATGACCATTTCATTCCGGCGGCAGTGTATGCCCTGACAAGCCGAAGCGAATTTTATACGGCCTACACGCCGTATCAGCCGGAGGTGTCGCAGGGCACGCTTCAGGCGATTTATGAGTTTCAGTCCGTCATCTGCCGGCTGACGGAGATGGAGGCCTCCAATGCCTCGCTGTATGACGGGGGAACGGCGCTGTATGAGGCGATGATGATGGCGCTTCGGCTGACGCGCCGCAACAAGGTGATTGTGGATGATTCGGTCAATCCCATTTATCGGGTGATGCTGCATTCCTATACGCGGAATCTGAAGATTGAGCTGACGGAAACGGAAAACGCCGGCGGGCTGGCCAATCGGGAGGCGATCCGCAGGGCCCTCGATGAGCAGACCGCCGCGGTGATTGTGCAGAATCCGAACTTTTTCGGGTGCATCGATGATTTTACGGATTTGGCCGAGGCGGCGCATTCGAAAGGGGCGCTGCTGATTGTCTCCTGCTATCCGATTTCGCTGGGGATTTTGAAGGCCCCGGGGGCGATGGGAGCGGATATTGTAACGGGGGAAGGGCAGAGTCTGGGGCTGCCGATGTGCTTCGGGGGGCCGTATCTGGGCTTTATGGCGACGCGGAAGGAGTATGTGCGTCAGATGCCCGGACGAATTGTCGGGCAGACGACCGATGCCCGGGGGCGGCGCGGATTTGTGCTGACGCTTCAGGCGCGGGAGCAGCATATTCGCCGCGACAAGGCGACCTCGAATATTTGTTCCAATGAGGCGCTCTGTGCCCTCACGGCGCTGGTGTATTTGTGTCTGCTGGGCAAAGAGGGACTTCGGGAGACGGCGCAGCTGTGTGCAGACAAGGCCAGTTATGCCTATCAGCGGCTGACGGCGATTCCCGGGGTGCGGCCGCATTTTCCGGCCCAGTGGTTTTTTAATGAGATGGTGCTGGATTTGCCGTGCGAGGCGGCGGAGGCGGCGGCCAAACTGATTGAGCGGGGGTATGCGGCGGGATTCCCCCTGAGCCGCTATTACAGGGGGATGAACAATTCGCTGCTGATTGCGGTGACGGAAAAGCGCACCAAACAGGAAATCGGAATGCTGGCCGAAGAGCTGGAGGCGATTTTATAAAACCGCTGCGGCATAAACAAAGGAAAGAAAAGGCGATGAAATTGGTGTTTGAAAAAAGTGCGGCGGGACGGCGGGGCCTGCGGATTCCGAAATCGGATGTGCCGACGAGCATTCATCTGAAGAAAGAATACCTGCGGGCGCAGCCGGCGGCCCTGCCGGAGCTGTCGGAACTGGATGTGGTGCGGCATTTTACAGAGCTGTCGCGGCGCAATTACGGTGTGGATACGAATTTTTATCCGCTGGGCTCGTGCACGATGAAATACAACCCGAAGGTCTGCGAGCGGATTGCGTCGTATCCGGGTTTTGCGCATCTGCATCCGCTTCTGCCGCAGCTGCGGGGCGGCGGAATGCTCACGCAGGGGGCGCTGGAGGTGCTGTATGAGACGGACCTGATGCTGCGGGAAATCTGCGGGATGGCGGCGTTTACGATGCAGCCGATGGCCGGCGCTCACGGGGAGCTGACGGGGATTATGATGATGGCGGCCTATCACCGCGACCGGGGCAATCACAAAACGACGGTGCTGGTGCCGGACAGTGCCCACGGGACGAACCCGGCCAGTGCGGCGATTGCGGGCTATACGGTTAAGACGGTGCCCAGCGATGAGCACGGGTGTATGTCGCTGTCGGCGCTGAAAGCGATGCTGGACGAAGAGACGGCGGGCATTATGCTCACCTGCCCGAATACGCTGGGGCTGTTTAATCCGCATGTCAAGGAGATTTGCGAGCTGGTGCATTCCGTCGATGGACTGGCCTATTATGACGGGGCGAATCTGAATGCGATTGTCGGCAAGGTGCGGCCGGGGGACTTGGGCTTCGATATTGTCCATGTGAATCTGCACAAGACCTTTGCAACGCCGCACGGCGGGGGCGGGCCCGGCGCCGGTCCGGTCGGGGTGGTGGAAAAACTTGTGGATTATCTGCCGGTGTCGGTTGTGGTCAAACGCGAGGACGGGACGTATGCGCTGGAGTACAATCGCCCCAAGTCGATCGGATATATCGCGCCGTTTTACGGTAATTTCGGGGTCATTCTGCGGGCGTATGTGTATCTGCTGATGCTGGGCCGGGAGGGGCTGGAGCGGGTGGCGGAAAACGCCGTGCTCAATGCCAATTATATTAAGGAAAAACTGAAACCGTATTACGACCTGCCGCATCCGGGCATCTGCAAGCATGAGTGTGTGTTAAGTGCGGCCCGCCAGGTCAAAGAAAGCGGCATTCACGCCCTCGATATCGCCAAGGCGCTGATTGATGCGGGCTTTCATCCGCCGACGATGTATTTCCCGACGATTGTGAAAGAATCGCTGATGATTGAGCCGACGGAGTGCGAAAGCAAAGAGACGCTGGATGCGTTTATCGAGGCGATGATTGCGATTGCACAAAAAGCCCGAACAGAGCCGGAAACCCTCAAGGCTGCTCCGATGACAACGCCGGTCGGACGGCTGGATGAGACCAAAGCGGCCCGGGAACTGAATATCGCCTGCCTGTAGGAAAAGACCAAAGAAACAAAGGGCACGGCGGCGGTTTATTTTTTGCCGGTCGGCAGTGACGGTTTTTCAGAACCGAGCAGGGTGGCCAGCCATTGGGTGTCCGGACGGCTCTGGAGGATGATTTTGACCAGCATTGTCAGGGGAACGGCCAGCAGCATCCCGAAGGGCCCCAGAATCCAGCCCCAGAAAACCAAAGACAGGAAAACCACCAGCACGGACAGTCCCAGGTGTCTGCCGAGCATTCGCGGTTCAATAAAATTTCCGAGCACTACATTGACGACTAAATAGCCCAAAGCCGTCAGAAGGGCGGTACCGGGGCCGCCCTGGAGGAGGGCCATCAGGACGGCGGGCACAGCGGCCACCAGCGAGCCGATAGTCGGGACAAAATTCAGCAAAAAGGCAATCAGCCCCCACAGGACAGCATAATTGACCTTCAAAACAATCAGCCAGATGGTAATCAGCAGGCCGGTCAGCAGACTGATGGCGGTTTTGATGGCCAGGTAGCGTTTGACATCGTCGGCCATTCGGGCAAGATTTTCAAAGGTCTGGGGCGACTGCTGCATAGCGGCTCGGATTTTGGCCGGCAGAATGGAGGCCTCCAGCAGAATAAAAACCGTTGTCAGGAAGATGAGAAAGCCGTTGGTCAGAATGCCGCCCAGCTGAGAAAGCAGGTCTTTGAGGATGTTTACGATTTCGTTCGGATGGATATACCGCTGGATGGAATTTTGAATCAGACGGAGGATTGCATGGACTTTTTCCTCGGCTCGGCGGCCAATGGATTCTTCGCCGGACGGGCTGCTGTCGGAAACGGGCGAAGGCGAAAACCATTCCGTCCATTCCACGATGGTTTTCTGGAGATTTTTTTCAAATTCCGGCAGAGCGCGGGTAAAATCGGCAATGGTGGCGGCCAGCAGGGCTCCCAGGAGCAGGCCGGCAATCAGAATGACGGCGGAGAGGATAAAGACGGCAAGACCGGTGGGAATCCGCTTCTTCTGGAGCCAGAAAAGAGCCGGTGTGGCGATAATGGCCAGAAAGACGGCCATCAGGAACGGCACAATGATGGAGACAGCCGCCCGCAGACCCGCAATGATAATCACAAGGGCCGCCAGAGGAATGAGAATCTGCGAGATAGTGGAAGTTCCGGACGAACCGGTGTGGGTCGAATGCGAAGACGGCTGTGCTGTCATACCCGGATTTCCTCAATCGAAAGTAAATGCCCGTTTGGAGAAGACAATAGTCCCCGACTGCAATTCTGTCAAGGCCGTTCCGAAAAGCGGTATTCTTGACGGGGCGGGCGGGGGTGGTATAATCCGCGTTTCTGAGTGAGTCTTCAGCAAAACGGAGCGGATTGTGCCGGTTCAGAAAAAAAGCAAAAAGAAGAAGAAAACAGAAGGGGCGGATTGCTGCGACTGCAACGGCTTGTGCTGCCGGTATTTTGCCCTGCCGATTGATACGCCCAAAACCTGGAAGGATTATGATGATATCCGCTGGTATCTGAGCCATCGGGGCGTTTCCGTTTTTGTGGAAAAAGGCGATTGGTACCTTCAGGTGGACAATCGCTGCAGATATCTGACCCGAAACAATCGGTGCCGCCAGTATCCGCTGCGTCCGCGCATCTGCCGAACGTACCATACGCGGAACTGTGAAAAAACCAGCAGCGAGTATGGGTACAAACTGCATTTCCTCCATGATGAACAGATGGTTGAGTATATGCAGAAGCGTTTCGGGTCCGATGTGCTAAAACGGCTCGAAAAGATAGAAACGGACAGGAAGAAAGCCAGAAAAACCGTTCGGCGAAAGGGTCGCTCGTGAAGATACCGCCGGTCAAAGGAACACGGGATTTTTATCCGCCGCAGATGGCGGTGCGCAATTTTATTGTCGAAGGATGGAAGGCGGCCTCCTGCCGAAGCGGCTTTGAGGAATATGACGGCCCGATTTTTGAATATCTTTCGATGTATCAAATCAAAAGCGGCGAAGAAATCGTTGAGCAGCTGTTTTCACTGACGGACCGGGGCGGCCGGCAGCTGGCGATTCGTCCGGAGATGACGCCGACGCTGGCCCGAATGGTCAATCAGCAGATTCATACGCTGCCGCGTCCGATCAAATGGTTTTCCGTGCCGCGGCTTTGCCGGGCGGAGCGGCCCCAGAAGGGGCGTCTGCGGGAGTTTTTCCAGTGGAATCTGGATATCGTCGGGGCGGAGGATGTGCTGGCGGATGCAGAGGTCATCTTTTGTGCGGTGGATTATCTTCGTTCGACCGGGCTGACGGCGCAGGATATTGTGGTGCGGCTCTCGAGCCGGCGGCTGCTGGCGGCCCTGCTGGAGGAAGCTGGGGCGTCTTCGGAGCAGCTTACAGCCATTTACGGGGTGTTGGACAAGAAGGCCAAAGTGCCGACGGAGGTGTTTGAAGCGATGCTTCAGGAGGCGGTGCCGTCGGACCAGACGCGCGGGCGGATTCTGCAGATAATGAACAGCCGAAGTCTGGATGAACTGGAGCCGAAAACCTCGGAAGGGAAGGATGCAATGGAGGAGCTGCGTCGGCTGTTTTCGCTGCTGAACCTGATGGGAATCGGCGATTATGTCCAGTTTGATATCGGGGTGGTTCGGGGACTGGCGTATTAT
This window harbors:
- a CDS encoding AI-2E family transporter, with the translated sequence MTAQPSSHSTHTGSSGTSTISQILIPLAALVIIIAGLRAAVSIIVPFLMAVFLAIIATPALFWLQKKRIPTGLAVFILSAVILIAGLLLGALLAATIADFTRALPEFEKNLQKTIVEWTEWFSPSPVSDSSPSGEESIGRRAEEKVHAILRLIQNSIQRYIHPNEIVNILKDLLSQLGGILTNGFLIFLTTVFILLEASILPAKIRAAMQQSPQTFENLARMADDVKRYLAIKTAISLLTGLLITIWLIVLKVNYAVLWGLIAFLLNFVPTIGSLVAAVPAVLMALLQGGPGTALLTALGYLVVNVVLGNFIEPRMLGRHLGLSVLVVFLSLVFWGWILGPFGMLLAVPLTMLVKIILQSRPDTQWLATLLGSEKPSLPTGKK
- a CDS encoding YkgJ family cysteine cluster protein; its protein translation is MPVQKKSKKKKKTEGADCCDCNGLCCRYFALPIDTPKTWKDYDDIRWYLSHRGVSVFVEKGDWYLQVDNRCRYLTRNNRCRQYPLRPRICRTYHTRNCEKTSSEYGYKLHFLHDEQMVEYMQKRFGSDVLKRLEKIETDRKKARKTVRRKGRS
- the gcvPB gene encoding aminomethyl-transferring glycine dehydrogenase subunit GcvPB is translated as MRHKQRKEKAMKLVFEKSAAGRRGLRIPKSDVPTSIHLKKEYLRAQPAALPELSELDVVRHFTELSRRNYGVDTNFYPLGSCTMKYNPKVCERIASYPGFAHLHPLLPQLRGGGMLTQGALEVLYETDLMLREICGMAAFTMQPMAGAHGELTGIMMMAAYHRDRGNHKTTVLVPDSAHGTNPASAAIAGYTVKTVPSDEHGCMSLSALKAMLDEETAGIMLTCPNTLGLFNPHVKEICELVHSVDGLAYYDGANLNAIVGKVRPGDLGFDIVHVNLHKTFATPHGGGGPGAGPVGVVEKLVDYLPVSVVVKREDGTYALEYNRPKSIGYIAPFYGNFGVILRAYVYLLMLGREGLERVAENAVLNANYIKEKLKPYYDLPHPGICKHECVLSAARQVKESGIHALDIAKALIDAGFHPPTMYFPTIVKESLMIEPTECESKETLDAFIEAMIAIAQKARTEPETLKAAPMTTPVGRLDETKAARELNIACL
- the gcvH gene encoding glycine cleavage system protein GcvH, with the translated sequence MIDPEARYLRTHEWAKDEGRGVFAVGLSSYALEQLGDIVYLELPEVGDTVEQGGTFGVVESVKAASDLYAPLGGEIVEVNRAAADNPDMLKEDPYEEGWLIKIKASNPSEFEDLMDAREYKQFLETEAE
- a CDS encoding PEP-CTERM sorting domain-containing protein (PEP-CTERM proteins occur, often in large numbers, in the proteomes of bacteria that also encode an exosortase, a predicted intramembrane cysteine proteinase. The presence of a PEP-CTERM domain at a protein's C-terminus predicts cleavage within the sorting domain, followed by covalent anchoring to some some component of the (usually Gram-negative) cell surface. Many PEP-CTERM proteins exhibit an unusual sequence composition that includes large numbers of potential glycosylation sites. Expression of one such protein has been shown restore the ability of a bacterium to form floc, a type of biofilm.), with the translated sequence MKPILRQCWIVLLALLVSPIAFAGITDGSTLYASLSDTFVPGSGTGAAEVLSRVYLAGEEHNYQGNYIYTYLYTYLISDACVNLSFFSVEILPDVEILAYGWDVDGKTPFVWESVNDPVESTNDPVESTIKSIEAFFKNPLKPGDTSATLWFISPQKPTEADGSLAGITAGQYNFLVGKVLTPIVPEPMTALLLAAGSLLSRFSRKRNAE
- the gcvPA gene encoding aminomethyl-transferring glycine dehydrogenase subunit GcvPA gives rise to the protein MPYISHTDQQRAQMLAEIGLKPEDLFSDIPPSLRCRPLNLPEGLSEQEVRSRLASIASKNFIHLTCFLGGGFYDHFIPAAVYALTSRSEFYTAYTPYQPEVSQGTLQAIYEFQSVICRLTEMEASNASLYDGGTALYEAMMMALRLTRRNKVIVDDSVNPIYRVMLHSYTRNLKIELTETENAGGLANREAIRRALDEQTAAVIVQNPNFFGCIDDFTDLAEAAHSKGALLIVSCYPISLGILKAPGAMGADIVTGEGQSLGLPMCFGGPYLGFMATRKEYVRQMPGRIVGQTTDARGRRGFVLTLQAREQHIRRDKATSNICSNEALCALTALVYLCLLGKEGLRETAQLCADKASYAYQRLTAIPGVRPHFPAQWFFNEMVLDLPCEAAEAAAKLIERGYAAGFPLSRYYRGMNNSLLIAVTEKRTKQEIGMLAEELEAIL
- a CDS encoding aminotransferase class I/II-fold pyridoxal phosphate-dependent enzyme, which gives rise to MDEFVIEPSSRIKRLPPYLFGRLNALKLEKRRQDIDIIDLGMGNPMDGAPDLVIDKLCEAARDPRNHRYSASKGIFNLRREMALKYERKWNVSLDPETEVLACIGSKEGFSHMCLAMLGPGDTAVVADPAFPIHIYGVALAGANVITVPLGNDQKFLDTIAMVCEHLFPRPKLLILNYPHNPTGMTVEEGFFETVVDLAKRFQIAVIHDFAYGETCFDGYKAPSFLSAKGAKDVGVEFTTLSKPYGMAGFRIGFAAGNRKMIEALATIKGYYDYGIFQPIQIASIIAMRHCDDHIRIQNEKYQARRDIICEGLKRIGWEVDVPRASMFVWTKFPVEHSKGKGSIDFAMELLENAYVAMAPGRAFGENGEYHMRIALVENEHRLRQAVRNIGRYLQGKPVPGKRRKQMQIP
- the hisS gene encoding histidine--tRNA ligase — its product is MKIPPVKGTRDFYPPQMAVRNFIVEGWKAASCRSGFEEYDGPIFEYLSMYQIKSGEEIVEQLFSLTDRGGRQLAIRPEMTPTLARMVNQQIHTLPRPIKWFSVPRLCRAERPQKGRLREFFQWNLDIVGAEDVLADAEVIFCAVDYLRSTGLTAQDIVVRLSSRRLLAALLEEAGASSEQLTAIYGVLDKKAKVPTEVFEAMLQEAVPSDQTRGRILQIMNSRSLDELEPKTSEGKDAMEELRRLFSLLNLMGIGDYVQFDIGVVRGLAYYTGVVYEIYDRGASLRAICGGGRYDNLLKDFGGPAVSATGMGMGDCVLEILLREKGLLKDENLPTRRLDYYVVFAAEQWASEAVRLAAQIRLAGWACDFSYKGGNLGKQLKQADQSGAERAVILGQEYTAGKLVVKEMKSGRQEEVATDEFLASLKRV
- a CDS encoding PEP-CTERM sorting domain-containing protein — translated: MNDEQHPRRNNPNSKSEKVIDMTRIKTTCLWLFLTGMLAASPAAQAALTYLPDSSYYSGKTYYNVNLGNGQVLSGRIEFAVYDTSAYPSEFTGTAPGTGRYIYAYQIFHNSGSSNAALTAFVIKQIGDGAIPADNPNSYIGTNNTVSGVDASSAFFNVSRTEGNWLFETQNIQAGEHSVFLLVRSNSPIQVGTYNLFPPEDEGIPVPGNEDNGNPIPEPATLLILSIGLASAAVRKIH